A region of the Phaenicophaeus curvirostris isolate KB17595 chromosome 25, BPBGC_Pcur_1.0, whole genome shotgun sequence genome:
CAGACACTGTACTGCTCCTCTCACCACCCTGCTGCCGCGCAGGGGCATTTCTGCTCCTCCCACCAGCCACATGCATGGAACAGATTCCAAAATAACATGCTCATGCCTGTCTctggatagaatcatagaatcaccaggttggaaaagacccactggatcatccgagtccaaccattcctatcaaacactaacccatgtccctcagcacctcgtccacccgtcccttaaacccctccagggaaggtgactcaacccccacCCTGGGTAgcccctgccagtgcccaatgaccctttccatgaaaagttttAGTGCAGCTATTTTGCTGGAAGAATGGCCCACTATCCTTTCCTGCTTCTGGCCACACCATGGGTGATCCAAGCCAAGCTGCTCTTGGTCTTCTTAGCTTCCAAgtccactgctggctcatgttcagcagctgtcaaccagcaccacccccaggtccttctctgctaggcagttttccagctgctctacCCCAAGGCTGGGGTGTTGCATGGGATTACTTGcagcccaagtgcaggacctgacactGAGCTTTGTTGAATGTCACAcagttggcctcagcccatcgatccagtttgtccaggtccctttgcagagacttCCTGCCCAATTTGGTGTCATCCGCAAATTTATTGAGGAAGCACTCAGTCCCCTCACTCAGATCATATGCATCTTAATTGCATCTCGCCCATCTAGATGCAGAAGATGATAGCACAAGGCTATCTTCTCATCATCACATTAGTTTGCATTACCTTAATTATCATTACAGCCAccagctgggctgctgctgcaaacCTCTGCAGTCTCTATCCCCACTGGGAAAAGGAAATAGAGAAGGGAGCTCAGTTTGAAAAGTAACCTCAGTCTACAAATCTCAGCTTCTTCCCATCTCACTGAAAGGTGGATGGAGCTTAAGAACGAGCTCAAGTTCTGCTGTTCCTCCGAGGTTAATGGTGTGCCTCCACTTCCCTAAATGATGGAAAAACCCACACCAGATCTGGATTACTCCTTAGACTGCGCTGCTTCACAGCGCCTGCCCAGCAACCGCTGCAGCCACGAAAGCTGCCGCCAGCCCTAGAGGCTGACAAACAGTAAACACACCTGCATTCAGCCATAAAGACTGAGCCGTAGGGATATGTGGGGCTCATACCCAGCCCACTTGGAGTGCACATCCAGCCAAGTCCAAGACTAGCAACTGCAAAAGGTGGTGGCAGAAAAGTgacccaaaccaaacacagtTCTTTTGTTGCTGAACTAGAAATCACGCCAGTATctcttagaatcgtagaatcaccaggctggaagagacccgccggatcatcaagtccaaccattcctatcaaacactaacccatgtccctcagcacctcgtccactcgtcccttaaacccctccagggaaggtgactcaaccccctccctgggcagcttgttacTCTTGCTACtcttatttcacagaaatcatCTCCAAACAGTCCAGCATCTTTCTGAGATGGTATCTCATGTCAAAATCGTTGCCCAGGACCAGATCCAAATAGATTTTGCCAGACCAGAGGAACAAAGCAGCAGACAGACTCCTCACATACACAGAGCCCTGCTGTGACAGCACAGTAACTCCCATGGGAGCCTGGCACGGTTGTCCCTCATGATAACAGCTAGTTTGATGGCAGATTGCATTAAAtgacttattttaaattaaaaaccccCACCAGTTTCTAGATGTTATTGAGTCTCTGAAGTAAAAAAAGCCTACTTGAtggatttcttctcttttgactCCCCACTCATTGCACAGCAGCTCCTCACCCTCCTTGCCACTATCAGCATTGTTTGTGTCCTGTACGGTCAAGCTGACCTGCATTCAGGACTCCCAGAAACACACAAGTCTGCAAAGCCCGTGTTGGGTTAAAACAAGGTCAAAAGTGAGGAAGGAAGGACTTTGATAAAGTAAGATCCAGAACCTATAGAGCTTGATCAGTGGCAAGCTAAGCAGTGGCAAAAGCCGGGATCAAGCCAGACAAAACAGCTGATGGGGCATTTGAGGGAATTTTAACTCATTCTTTTCCACCTGtcattgctttttctcctctgtgctgcaCAAAGTTTAACCGAGGAATACGAAAGAGGAAAAACTTGCACAGGGGAGCACAGAATGCCAGAAACACAAAAAGATCAAAGTTGTTAAAGACTGACTGTgaagaaaagccaaaaaatcACTCACACAAAACTGATGACAAGGAGCAGCTTGGAGACACTCTGCAGGTGGAAGCCGCTGGGGCTCTCCTCGGGGATGTGCCGTGTCTGAGTGGAACCTGAGGAGATGGATGTGTTTAGGCTAGGAAATGCTATCTGATGGGGAGGGCAACCCTTGTCCTTCTACCCACTCCTCCATCTCACTCAAAACAATCATAATGGATCCTCCATGTCCTGGAAAGCACTGGTCCCTCTTCCCATTAACCCAGTTTTTCCTCCAGATGTAACCAGCTCTCCCTCACTACGCATGAGGGGTTTGCAGTTCCTTACCTGCCACATGCTTGATTCTATGTGCAACCTCCTCATCTGTGGGGGTGGTGACGGggctcagcacctcctccagaTGTGGCACGCGCAGATGGGTATGAGCCCGTTTCCTACGGCGCACAGTCGATTGCTTGCTCACTTTCTCTTTGGGGGATTGTCTGTGGACCTCAGCCAGGTACGTGCTCTCCGTTTTGGTTAGTTCACTTTCTGCAGACAGCAAGGGAAAGCATTTAATAGAAGTGGCACTGGCCTTGCAGGGATATAGACTTAAGCGTTCTAAATGGCAAAGCTGCTGGGCCAAACAAGTTGGCAGAGACCCATGCCTAGGACACACtatacatcatagaatcatagaattcttaCCCAAATGACGGAAATAATCTTCTAGGCCACTCCAAAAATTCTTCTCAATGAAGGATTTCACCAGCCCCCAAGGCTGTTTCCTGTAACGTAACTCTGTGGAAACCCTGTGCGAAGAAAGGAAAGTCATTCTCCTGGTTTTGCTTCCTAGATACAACGTGCAcacttttatttctgcaatGGTCTCAGCCCTTTGTGTTTTCTCCAGAAGCATTGCATGGAAAGTCCTTCAGTGGCAGAAGACCCCAAAAGAGCCTGCCCTGAGAGACCTTTGGCCATGAGGTGGGCAGACTTACAGATTACTTATTGAAGTCAAACACAGAAGCGTATAGCTTTGCTTGGTACTAAATTCCTCCGCTTGTTCCCCCCGGATACAGCTCAGAGGCACAGTCCCTGGAAATATCTCCTGTTGTTTATCACATGCAGCTCACTGTGTGTGACAACTGCCCCTAAAAACCACTGCTTCcaagaaagcagcaagaaaaggCTGTGAATCCTTTTCCTGACCCTCTAACTCCATTGTTTCAGGTCTCTTGCTTGCTCAACATCGCCGTGACAGGCAGCTGCCCCAGTGGTAACTTCATGATAGGAGGGTTCCAGCAACAggacaaagaatcatagaatcataaaatcactgaggttggaaaagacctttaagcccatccagtccaaccatcagctcaagaccactgtgcctactaaacagtgtccccaagtgccacgtctacacattttttgaacccttccagtgatggagacttcaccactgtcctgggcagcctctgccagtacttCAACACTCTTTTTGTAAAGAAACTTTTCATAGTATTcaatctaagcctcccctggcgcaacttgaggccatttcctcttgctccatcacctatcacttgggagaagagaccagcacttgcttcactataacctcctttcaggtaattggagagagcaataaggtctcccctcagcctcctcttctccaggctgaacaagcccagctctctcagcataATCCAAATTCTCTCAGcaagaaataagaaatgcagCTAAGCTTTTCCCAACCCCTTCTAACACACCAAACAGTAGAACTCCCACCCAAAGGTAACTTTCGATCATAAATGAATCTCTTTATCCCATAAGAAGTATACCTGAGTCGGCTTTTGTTTCTGGCGACACGAGTCAATGTGTAGCGGTTAATGGTGTAGAAATAATCATGGTAGGGGACATCGTGAGTTAGCACCTCTGCATCTATGACATAGCACTCGCTTTCTTGGCTGGCTTTGTACATTGTCTGCATAAAAGACAGCATGCAAGGCAGCTCTTAGTCTGATTAGAACATGGCTTTGATATACTGCCACTTTACAGAAACAGCTCTACAGATCATAGACCTCACCCACTCCCAAGCCCATCCctgcagttcttctgtgaacaGCACACCTTTAAGGGAACACCTGCTCGAGAAAACCAAGTGTTTGGGCATATTTGAAAAGGGGCATTCCATTCCAGCAGCTCAGCTTCCAGCATTTAGTATCAGAGATATAACTACAACGCTGCCACGTGAGGACCAGTTCTCTGGGACCTTTGCAACCATTACCTCTTCTCATTAAACTTGTCAGGGAGCAATGCGATCCAAGATCAGAGATGGCCCTGATTTGAGCAGAGGTCCCTTTCAGAGTGAATTATTCTGTTCTAAACACAGTAAAAACGCATCGATTGCTTCTTTTAAGCACTTCTGATCTGATTCTCTCTCTGCCCCAGAACAAGCCTCACAAAGGGGACACTGAACTACAGAGCCATACACAAAATTATGGCTTTTCTTACAGACTATTCCCACTTATCTCTGCAGCGAGGACACAGCAAATTGTGCCTTGGTGGTTGACCTCAAACTCAAGAGTAATATAGGCAATGACATATACTTGCCTGAAAGTGTACTGTTCCTTTGCCTATCACTTCactctccccttttctcctatCTTCCCGCACACAGTCTTTGCTTCTGAGCAGCACATTTCACCCCGTGCTTACAAGGAATATATTGCTACTGGGATTCTCCTCTCCCTGGAATGCAATGCTCAGGCATCccatcttttcttctgcctctctgtATTCCCTCAAAATCTCAGTATTTACCCTTGGCCACTCGAACATATCTCTGGACACAGGAggattttctccctctgtagctgcagaagcagccagCTTGGCTCTTCCCAGTGCATTGCATATGCtccctttttttacttttttaaacaaGTCATCTAATTGTCCCCACCAGTTATGTAGAGCTGTGAGAAGGACCAGCTAGACAGTACATGACTTTCTTGTGCCCTGCGCAGGAATAACTACAGGACTGATTACAGCTCAAAAACTACCGGTATGGGTGACAAACACAGTTGTCAGAATGTGCTGGCTCATGCACAAACTCAACTATTTGCTGGAAAATTTATGGTCTTTTCCTTGCAATGTGATCCAGTGCGAGTGCAAGATCAGCTATTCACGTTTGCGGTGATACCGAGTAGGAAGTTATTAGAGGGAAAACGTGTAAAGGAAAATAGGTAGGGAGAATGAGaacaagcaaagcagaaaataaatcacagatGCGATTCTACAAAGctttccccagccctgctccccttTCACATACCTGTGTCTCAGTGACAGTGGCAGTTTTGGGGGCCAGGGGGTTGGTGAGGGTAATGGTGTACAAGATCACTCTGGTCTGATTGccgttttcttccttcttccaggGATGAAAGATAATATCTGAGAGGACAAAACAATATTCCATTCAAGTGATTGGAGAGGGATCTCGGGCCACTTCCCTAGGGAAAGGCCCAGCCATATAAAGCTCTGGACAGCATTTCCTTCCCCTTGGAGAGCTCGGCTGTAGAAGCACTAGAGCTCAATGGAGTGCAAAAGAAAGGTCTCCTGTACTAAATGTGAATGCTTTTCACTCTTTCAAgtgcagggaaagagggagaggcTGGGAATGTATCTCCTTTAGCAAACCCACAGTTACAGGAAAAGGACTATAGCAGGCTGAGGGACACTCTTTTTGCACTTTCAACTGTCCATGCCAGTGCGTGGTGTGGACCCAGAGGAACTGTTTCTTCACACTGTTGAGCTTTGAACACAGGATCAGGCcttagttaaaaaataaaatggtctGCTTCTTCCATAAATGTAGATCCGtgtctcagaaaataaaacGAGAGCCAAACAAGGCTGGTTCCACCTACTTGCTTTTGATTATTCTCAGTACAGGCTACAGCCGTCCCAAGATCCGCTCAGGATATTGCCTGAGGACAAAGGGACTGGGTAGAGTTACACCTCCAAGATGTGTCAAGACCTTCCTTCTGTCCAGCCCTCTGGACCTCGCAGGTACAGTGGCTGGGCTTTGCCAGCAGCAGCTTACCTGAGAACCGGCGCTGTTCCATGAAGTCCCTCTGGAACTGGGAGTCCGTGAAAAGCAAGTCATACAGTTTGTCCACACTGAAGTTGAACACTTCATTCACATACTGACGGCCATTCAGATCCTCGTAAAAGGCTTGGACTTCCCCTGTGGGGAAACAGGACCACAAGCACTGGCTGTGATCCTTCGTGCCAATATCAGAGGCTGTGCTTTCACAGTACCGGGACCCTAGTATTATACTTTGTGAAGAAGGAACCCAAAGACCTTTTAGACCTTTTTCCTCCATTGATCCCAGGACAATAGTTGAAACATCAGAAAGGGTAATTAACTACATAAGTAATTTTCAGGACATCCTTCCAAATACATTCACACATTCACCTTCTGCAGCCCAGGATGGGAATTCTTTGCATCCTCTGAACTCTTAGGGTCCTGAAAAGGAATTCAGTAtttgccccccagtccctcacTGGAAAGGACAGCACAAGGCTGAAAACGCCACCGATGGAACGGCCCTTCCCTGCTTACCTTCATCATGGGTCTCTGATGAGTCACTGAGCTCAGTGGGAATGTCTTCGTTGTCATTGAAGTCTAGGGAAGGGGAATTCACAGGGCCAATGATCTCTAACTTCTCTCCCATGATATTTGCAATGCCAAGGTCTTTTTCTACAGGACTCTCCGCCactgcctcctcctcttctggtAACACTCCATCAAactgcagaaaggagaaagaatacCAAGGATGAGATCAGCACCTGGAAACTGggaattatttctgaaaactttaCATCTGTGGGCCAGTTTTCATATCTTTGAACATTTACCCTCAACATGGTCATGGacgttccatccctggaggtgttcaagaccaggctggataaagctttgagcaacccaaCCCAACGGaacgtgtccctgcccctggcaggggggtggagctggatgagccttaaggtcccttccaacccaaactgttctataattctatgattttatgaggTGTCTGGAAACTAAATAGCATAAAGAGGAGGAAGGTTACCATACAGTGTTTGTAAAACACACGGGTACATTAGATCACCTCCTCTCAAAGAATCACAGTTCAAGCTTGGGACGTACTTGAGGCTTTTCGTTTGTTCAGACAAGCACACAAGCAATACTCCATTTGCCCCCAAACAAGCCCTGTACAGCTAGGAAAATCTGAGGGTACATTTAGACAAGGTCTGCTCTGCTGCAACACTGTGAGGGCACACACTGCTTCCTAGGGATGGActgaaggcagaagagaaattaGAAACCTTTCATTTCCAGTACTCCACTTCTTTCCATCAAAAAGTATAGAAAGGAAAATGCCCTTGCTGTtaagagtcacagaatcacagaatggtcggggctggaagggatctctggagcTCTTCCAGTCCAGTCCCCTACTATAGCAGGTTTACCTACAGCAGATTGCACAGGAACacgtcatggaatcatagaatcatataatcaccaggttggaagagacccactggatcatcgagtccaaccattcctatcaaacaccaaaccatgtcccttagcacctcatccacccgtgccttaaacacctccagggtacGTGGACTGCCAGCTGGATCTCAGAGAATAAGCTTTACTGCTCCCACTGCAACGAAAGCAGAACTTACCGAGGCTGGTGCTTCACTGCTTCCCGTAGATGTCAAAGTGCTGGCAGTGACAGATTTCTTTGGCAGCTGAGGGCTAGCTTCTGGCTTGGCCTCCATGCTGCTTTTTGAGGAGCTGTCATTGACTTCATTCTCCTCCACAGGGATTTCTTCACAGTAGCTGAGACGCCACAGAGAACACAGGTTTTTATGTTTACCCCTCTCAGTACAGCTACAACTGGACACACAGAGCAAGTATGAATACTTCTATGGAATTTCCAGTCAGACTGGAAGCAGAAATGGCTCAGTGCAGGCAAGATAAAGCTCAGACTTTTCAAGTTTATACGCAGAGACTGACAAGCATCAGCACTTTCTGAACATGTAGCATGCTGACTGGCCTGGTGACAGGGATGCTTTGGCAATTACAGAATTGCTCATCTAGCTCAGCAAGCAGAGAGGCTGGCATTTCACTCCCTCCCAGCTTCCATGAGGAAATGCAATGCTTTCAGCTTTTGAGACATTACACATTAAAGGGCCAGAACCTCTCACCAGGGACAGACAGCAGCTTGAGGTACGCAATATATCAGGACTCCTGCTCTCCTGACGCCACCTTTTCTGCTGCACAGGCAGATTTTACTCCTCCTAACTCACCCCATTGTGTTGAAGTCATCATCAGGAGGCACGTAGTCTTCATCATCACTAGTCAGACCCAGCTCGTTCCCGTAACACTGGTGGACAAAGTGCCAGAGCTCCTTTGGACAGAGGGGCTAGAAGAAGGAACACATAAGAGTATACATTTTAACCCGAGAATACTGAAATACAATGGATTTTTGGAACAACCCTTATCAGAAGTATCACAATCCTCCTCCTTAAAGTAGAAGTGAGCAATTCTGACACAGCCCCAGATGGGAGGTGAAAGCCTTCTGATGGACCCAATTCTGAATTCCAGTGATGCTACAAGGTGGATTGGGTGTTACTGGTAGCACATGGAACGAGACCTCCCACTATAAAATATTACAATGCTGTGCATGTAATAATGTAAGCAGTAAACTTTCTACACGTGTTTTCTCCGTCTCTTCTGTTGTGCCTCCATTTAACGTCTCCTACTATACACAACCTCAACAGtttatgaggtttttttccttcccaagttTGTTTCAATTAAAGCTGCCTAAAGAATTACAGCTGCAGGGGAAAAGATCTAAAATAGGaacaaagtaaaacattttctaTTGCAGTATAAAATCAAAGAGTGTTTCTTTCACCAGAAGCTATCATGAAAAGCTTGTCTGTAATTCcagttaaaaagagaaaatgaattaTCAAAACCACTAACAAAAGCTCATTTATTTAGGGATGCAGGTCAGTTGATCACCATATGACTGCGTTCTGAGGTTCTGAAGAAGTGGGACAGGACAACTTGTGATTGGAATATGCCATTCAGTGATGAAAGGGGATGGGTTTTTACCCATGAGAACTTTATGACCAACAACAACGATTTGTTGGTAACGAGGGAAAACAAATCTAGTGAACTTAGTTTCTGAATTGCTGGCTTGAACCTCTTCCCATAGTTACTGCATGGGATAAGGCAGGAAATTTTTAATCTAGCTCCCCATAGCAGCAACTGAAAGcacggggggaaaaaaaaaactctagTAAGATGCTTTTATCCAGGAAAAAGTCAAACTCTGTTTCACCTTCCCACATGCACTCGAATTCGTGTCTTATCAGGGAAAACGAGCTAggctctttctccctctctcgtTCCAAGCATGGATCCTACATTTGGAAAAAGAGCTCTGGATGTGTCTCCTCCACATCTCAGCTCCCGTTTGCTTTGACCTTGAAACCAAGGGCACTGAATTCTAGTAGGAACTTCAAAAGGCGGCTCAAATTACTGCATATGGTAGCAACACAAGGTGCCCAATGCAAAGCGATCCTTCTGCATACTGAATACTATGTTGATTACTTAAGTCTTCCAGTATGGTATGAACTTAAGCCAGAACATCTTGGTGTGCTCGTAGCACCGTGAGATCAGTTCTTACTCCCGTAGTGAGGCCAGAAATACTGAATGGGACAGACACTCAGATCAAATAGAGGATATATTGGGCCTTTGGCATAGCAGGCACACAtccctgctttattttaaaacccaaccctttgaacccttacccagcACACCCACACCCACCACTGTTCTCGTCTGGGTATGGGATGCCCTGAACACGTGCTTTTTTGCTGTCCTATCTCGAACTCTACACTTCTGAAGCACAGACATACTAAGAGCTTCACCTATGTAGTGAGctatttctgttgcattttgaaCTGCTGGCTTCTGCGCTGTTTCATTTGAACTACAGACCTCAAAAAAACTCCTTCCTGAGATGCATGCAGCAGAAGCAAAGTGCAAGACATGTCTGTACATAGAATTCCATGTGATAACGGAGAATTGCACCTGCAGTTATGTTCCTGCTCTGCCCAAACACACTTGCTTACTGTCCTTACACCTTTTAAAGCACATGCAGTAGTCACAGCTAATATGCTTCAGCATTATCTCCCTTTCATCCCACCCCAACCCTCCGGTGCTGGTCTCTGTACCTTGTCGAGGAGAGCATTCTGCCAGAGTCTGAACATCATCATGTACGTCCTGTCTCGAGCCCCAAAGGAAGTAAAAAAGTGCTGAATGggaaaagatggggagaaaaatCAGCTCAGAAAAAGCcgtaaaaagggaagaaaaggagataagCCCATTTGTATCACTTTCCAGTTACAGACGGACTGAGCAAACCACATAGCTCAGTTCTTGGGCACAGACCAAAGCTCATGGAGGCATTAACGACAGGATAAGTACCGCTCACCCACAGGAGCAAGTCTGAGCACAGAACCAGTTCTGTTAGAGATGTGCTACCAGACCACCCAGATGTTCTACCTGGTCCCACACCCGAGCTACAGGTGCTCCAGAGCCAGCTCAGACCCAAGGTCTGCAGAAGCCCTGCAGCCAGcccaggctgcaggcagcacaaGCAGTTTAGAACAATGCCCCAGTGCATTTATGTTGCCCTGCCCTGAGAGCTGTAAGGGGCGGCTCCAGAGGCAGAGGCTTCAAAATTGTACCTTTTCAGTGTCAGTGCAAACTTGAATGGCATTAGGAATGAGCCGTGCTGTTTTTTCCTTGGTCATCGAGCAGATATCCTTCAAGCGAACTGTCAGCTACAGTCAGAGCCATGCAGAAAGgtgaaggcagaaaaagaacacAGGTAGAGAGACACTGATGAGAAAGACAATGGAGAGAGTGCTTTTAAAGTAATGTCAGCATATGTGCTGACATAAAACACATGCTCAGAGCAGCATTCTGACAGCCTTACCAGTGTCTCCCAACGGAAGATGTTGCTGTAAAAGCAGATCCAGTTTTCAGAGAGGTAGAGGCGGCCCTGCAGGAGAATGTCTCTCTGTAGCGCGCATGAGTAATCTGTGGGTGGATAACAGAGGATAATTTAGGAGCACCAAAACCAGAAGGACAGCCTAAAGGTGAGGATAAGCagcagcatcaaaagaagctACTTGACACAATCctgcaaaagggaaagagaaagccagagggaactgaaCCACAGCTGCTGCCGTGTCCACTAGGTTCCAATCCCTCCCAAGGGCACACCACAGACAATCTCTCTTACTGACTGATGAACCTGCCTTATTAGCTGGTCATTTTCTAGCATCCTATGTAGTATTTCCAAACTTTGATCTGTCTTTTCCATTTACACCTCCTAGTGCCATTGTTCATTTCTCTCCCAGTCTGAGCATCCTAAACAacttctcttcctctgcatcTTTCTATTCTGCATCATTCTGTTCCTCTGCGCATCTTTCAGCAGTATGAGACATGCTATGAGATCACCAGTTACATAAAAGAACAGATGCAATGTACCAAGGAGTCGCTACTCAGCTGCAAGGCCAAAGCCCAAAAGGATATGGGAACGGCAGTCACGTGTGAACGGGGAGCGTGGGGGTTGTTAGAAAAAACGGAAGCTCAGGTTTTGCATGTTGAGACGTGCAACCCTGACCAAACGAGGAAAGAGCTCAAACACTACCACACAGTCATAGCTCTGTTCTGTGTTGCTCcctttgaaggaaaacaaatgaaacccACCAGAAATGATGAGAAAGGGTTCCATTTGTGcacaagacagacagaaagggTTTATTCCTTGGTGGCAATCTCTCTGATGAAGAAAAAGCTGCATGCACACGTTCTGGATTTCCTCCTCAAACCACGGGCCAGCTCAACACAGCAGCACACCAAGGGGCTGACCGTACCTACAATGAGGCGCTCCGTGTCAGGAAGCTGTTTGAAGAGTTTCCTGAAATCTTCATTCCGTTGTTTGTATGTTGGACTCAAAACCTGTAAATAACAGAGTGCCTGTTAAAGAGAGGGGTAGGCATGAGTACAGAGAAGTGGAGTGGGAAAACAGGAACACCTTGGTAAGGAAAAGGGGGATCAGATGCACGCACAAAGCATGAGGCTAGGAGCTCCCATCACAGCAAACACACAGATGGGAGGATTGGGCGTTTAGTGCATTAAgcgagaagaggaggagaacctGACTTGGAAGAGCAAGTACAGAGTAGAAGGGCTGT
Encoded here:
- the GRAMD1B gene encoding protein Aster-B isoform X6, which translates into the protein MPAANMTETLQLPALQVPEQQVVEGGCAWSSSSTPTLRRKRFKMRRMKNVQEQSLEASRYQDSPSSSKEYLQLPSIEITPSSDEDTPWSNCSTPSASPRRKRFLLRKWLRVREKKEYSESSSQQSSQQSSHDDDSSRFLSPHTREDSTASNSNRSTPACSPILRKRSRSPTPQDSQGDAMVEKGSDHSSDKSPSTPEQGVQRSCSSQSGRSGAKNSKSHKRLSKYDRLNLLKKSQSWYNHERQYIRRALCYLQVLSPTYKQRNEDFRKLFKQLPDTERLIVDYSCALQRDILLQGRLYLSENWICFYSNIFRWETLLTVRLKDICSMTKEKTARLIPNAIQVCTDTEKHFFTSFGARDRTYMMMFRLWQNALLDKPLCPKELWHFVHQCYGNELGLTSDDEDYVPPDDDFNTMGYCEEIPVEENEVNDSSSKSSMEAKPEASPQLPKKSVTASTLTSTGSSEAPASFDGVLPEEEEAVAESPVEKDLGIANIMGEKLEIIGPVNSPSLDFNDNEDIPTELSDSSETHDEGEVQAFYEDLNGRQYVNEVFNFSVDKLYDLLFTDSQFQRDFMEQRRFSDIIFHPWKKEENGNQTRVILYTITLTNPLAPKTATVTETQTMYKASQESECYVIDAEVLTHDVPYHDYFYTINRYTLTRVARNKSRLRVSTELRYRKQPWGLVKSFIEKNFWSGLEDYFRHLESELTKTESTYLAEVHRQSPKEKVSKQSTVRRRKRAHTHLRVPHLEEVLSPVTTPTDEEVAHRIKHVAGSTQTRHIPEESPSGFHLQSVSKLLLVISFVLVLLVILNMMLFYKLWMLEYTTQTLTAWQGLRLQERLPQSQTEWAQLLESQQKYHDSELQKWREIIKSSVMLLDQMKDSLINLQNGIGSRDFGSDPEEKRKRFH
- the GRAMD1B gene encoding protein Aster-B isoform X9 is translated as MPAANMTETLQLPALQVPEQQVVEGGCAWSSSSTPTLRRKRFKMRRMKNVQEQSLEASRYQDSPSSSKEYLQLPSIEITPSSDEDTPWSNCSTPSASPRRKRFLLRKWLRVREKKEYSESSSQQSSQQSSHDDDSSRFLSPHTREDSTASNSNRSTPACSPILRKRSRSPTPQDSQGDAMVEKGSDHSSDKSPSTPEQGVQRSCSSQSGRSGAKNSKSHKRLSKYDRLNLLKKSQSWYNHERQYIRRVLSPTYKQRNEDFRKLFKQLPDTERLIVDYSCALQRDILLQGRLYLSENWICFYSNIFRWETLLTVRLKDICSMTKEKTARLIPNAIQVCTDTEKHFFTSFGARDRTYMMMFRLWQNALLDKPLCPKELWHFVHQCYGNELGLTSDDEDYVPPDDDFNTMGYCEEIPVEENEVNDSSSKSSMEAKPEASPQLPKKSVTASTLTSTGSSEAPASFDGVLPEEEEAVAESPVEKDLGIANIMGEKLEIIGPVNSPSLDFNDNEDIPTELSDSSETHDEGEVQAFYEDLNGRQYVNEVFNFSVDKLYDLLFTDSQFQRDFMEQRRFSDIIFHPWKKEENGNQTRVILYTITLTNPLAPKTATVTETQTMYKASQESECYVIDAEVLTHDVPYHDYFYTINRYTLTRVARNKSRLRVSTELRYRKQPWGLVKSFIEKNFWSGLEDYFRHLESELTKTESTYLAEVHRQSPKEKVSKQSTVRRRKRAHTHLRVPHLEEVLSPVTTPTDEEVAHRIKHVAGSTQTRHIPEESPSGFHLQSVSKLLLVISFVLVLLVILNMMLFYKLWMLEYTTQTLTAWQGLRLQERLPQSQTEWAQLLESQQKYHDSELQKWREIIKSSVMLLDQMKDSLINLQNGIGSRDFGSDPEEKRKRFH
- the GRAMD1B gene encoding protein Aster-B isoform X15, giving the protein MKGFKLACTASNSNRSTPACSPILRKRSRSPTPQDSQGDAMVEKGSDHSSDKSPSTPEQGVQRSCSSQSGRSGAKNSKSHKRLSKYDRLNLLKKSQSWYNHERQYIRRALCYLQVLSPTYKQRNEDFRKLFKQLPDTERLIVDYSCALQRDILLQGRLYLSENWICFYSNIFRWETLLTVRLKDICSMTKEKTARLIPNAIQVCTDTEKHFFTSFGARDRTYMMMFRLWQNALLDKPLCPKELWHFVHQCYGNELGLTSDDEDYVPPDDDFNTMGCSCTERGKHKNLCSLWRLSYCEEIPVEENEVNDSSSKSSMEAKPEASPQLPKKSVTASTLTSTGSSEAPASFDGVLPEEEEAVAESPVEKDLGIANIMGEKLEIIGPVNSPSLDFNDNEDIPTELSDSSETHDEGEVQAFYEDLNGRQYVNEVFNFSVDKLYDLLFTDSQFQRDFMEQRRFSDIIFHPWKKEENGNQTRVILYTITLTNPLAPKTATVTETQTMYKASQESECYVIDAEVLTHDVPYHDYFYTINRYTLTRVARNKSRLRVSTELRYRKQPWGLVKSFIEKNFWSGLEDYFRHLESELTKTESTYLAEVHRQSPKEKVSKQSTVRRRKRAHTHLRVPHLEEVLSPVTTPTDEEVAHRIKHVAGSTQTRHIPEESPSGFHLQSVSKLLLVISFVLVLLVILNMMLFYKLWMLEYTTQTLTAWQGLRLQERLPQSQTEWAQLLESQQKYHDSELQKWREIIKSSVMLLDQMKDSLINLQNGIGSRDFGSDPEEKRKRFH